From the Ruminiclostridium josui JCM 17888 genome, one window contains:
- the thrS gene encoding threonine--tRNA ligase: MIKITLKDGIIKEYQKGVTIREVAESISAGLARAALAGEVDGRVTELDFKLETDCKLNLLTFEDEGGRLAYRHTASHVLAQAVKRLYPDAKLAIGPAIDSGFYYDFEREKPFSSEELASIEKEMEKIIKEDLKLERFVLPRNEAIKFMEEKSEPYKVELIKDLPENEEISFYKQGDFTDLCAGPHLSGTGKLKAVKLLSVAGAYWRGNEKNKMLQRIYGTAFPKKSQIDEYLFRLEEAKKRDHRKLGRELDLFDILDEGPGFPFFMPKGMVLRNLLEDFWRSEHKKAGYQEIKTPVILNKELWLRSGHWDTYKENMYTVDIDEQEFAIKPMNCPGGILVFKRKLHSYRDLPQRMGELGLVHRHELSGALHGLMRVRCFTQDDAHIFMTPEQITDEIVGVINLIDDFYKVFGFKYNVELSTRPENSIGSDEMWELSTQGLKKALDLKGIKYTVNEGDGAFYGPKIDFHLEDSIGRTWQCGTIQLDMNLPERFDLGYIGPDGEKHRPVMIHRVVFGSIERFIAILTEHFAGAFPTWLSPVQVKILPLVDKHHDYAYEIKKLLEAENVRVEVDVRNEKIGYKIREAQMEKTPYMLVIGDKELEGRLVSVRSRKDGDLGTISPEQFAEKISYEIKNKLK, from the coding sequence ATGATAAAGATAACATTAAAAGATGGTATTATAAAGGAATATCAAAAGGGCGTTACAATCCGTGAGGTTGCAGAGAGCATAAGTGCAGGACTGGCTAGAGCAGCATTGGCAGGAGAAGTTGACGGAAGGGTAACGGAGCTGGATTTTAAATTGGAAACTGATTGCAAATTAAACCTTTTAACCTTTGAAGATGAAGGAGGAAGACTTGCATACAGGCACACTGCCTCCCATGTTTTGGCTCAGGCTGTGAAAAGACTGTACCCTGATGCAAAGCTTGCAATAGGACCGGCAATAGATTCAGGATTTTATTATGACTTTGAGAGAGAAAAACCATTTTCAAGCGAAGAACTTGCAAGTATTGAAAAGGAAATGGAAAAAATAATAAAAGAGGACTTAAAGCTGGAGAGGTTTGTGCTTCCAAGGAACGAGGCAATAAAGTTCATGGAGGAAAAGAGTGAACCGTATAAGGTAGAGCTGATAAAGGATCTTCCGGAAAATGAAGAAATATCCTTTTATAAACAGGGGGATTTTACAGACCTTTGTGCAGGGCCTCATTTATCCGGGACAGGTAAATTAAAAGCTGTAAAATTACTTTCTGTTGCAGGTGCATATTGGAGAGGTAATGAGAAGAACAAAATGCTTCAGAGAATATATGGTACAGCCTTCCCCAAGAAAAGCCAGATTGATGAGTACCTTTTCAGATTGGAGGAAGCAAAGAAGCGCGACCATAGAAAACTGGGAAGGGAGTTGGATTTATTCGATATATTGGACGAAGGACCTGGATTTCCATTCTTTATGCCAAAAGGCATGGTTCTCCGCAACCTTCTTGAGGATTTCTGGCGCTCTGAGCATAAAAAAGCCGGCTATCAGGAGATTAAAACACCTGTTATTCTGAACAAGGAACTCTGGCTGAGATCAGGACACTGGGACACTTACAAAGAGAATATGTACACTGTGGATATTGATGAGCAGGAATTTGCAATAAAACCTATGAACTGCCCCGGAGGAATTCTTGTATTTAAACGTAAACTGCATTCTTACAGGGATTTGCCTCAAAGAATGGGAGAGTTGGGACTGGTGCACAGACACGAGCTTTCAGGGGCGCTTCACGGACTAATGAGAGTAAGGTGCTTTACACAGGATGACGCACACATTTTTATGACACCAGAGCAGATTACTGATGAAATTGTAGGTGTTATAAATTTAATAGATGATTTCTATAAAGTTTTTGGATTCAAATATAATGTAGAATTATCAACAAGACCCGAAAACTCAATTGGTTCAGATGAAATGTGGGAATTGTCTACACAGGGACTTAAAAAAGCTTTGGATTTAAAAGGTATTAAGTACACTGTAAATGAAGGTGATGGCGCATTTTACGGGCCAAAGATAGATTTTCACCTGGAGGATTCAATAGGCCGCACATGGCAATGTGGAACCATTCAGCTAGATATGAACCTTCCGGAAAGATTTGACTTAGGTTATATTGGTCCAGATGGTGAAAAACACAGACCAGTAATGATTCATAGGGTTGTTTTTGGAAGTATAGAAAGATTTATAGCCATATTAACAGAGCATTTTGCAGGTGCATTTCCAACATGGCTGAGCCCTGTTCAGGTTAAAATACTGCCGTTGGTTGACAAACATCACGATTATGCTTATGAAATTAAAAAACTTCTGGAAGCTGAAAATGTCAGGGTAGAAGTAGATGTCAGGAATGAAAAGATAGGTTATAAGATTCGTGAGGCTCAGATGGAAAAGACTCCTTATATGCTGGTGATAGGAGACAAAGAACTGGAAGGCAGACTGGTGTCTGTAAGATCAAGAAAAGACGGTGATTTAGGTACTATTTCACCTGAACAGTTTGCAGAGAAAATATCCTATGAAATAAAAAATAAGCTGAAATAA
- the thrS gene encoding threonine--tRNA ligase, with protein MIKVTLKDGSSKEYQSGITIKEVAESISAGLARAALAGEVDGKIKELDFKLENDCSLSLLTFSDEGGRLAYRHTASHVLAQAVKRLFPNVKLAIGPAIENGFYYDFDTEKNFAPEDLTKLEKEMEKIIKEDIPLERFTLPREEAIKFMEEKGEPYKVELIKDLPEGEELSFYKQGDFVDLCAGPHLLSTGKLKAVKLMSAAGAYWRGNEKNKMLQRIYGTAFPKKSELEEYITKLEEAKKRDHNKIGRELELFTTVEEIGQGLPLLMPKGARIVQTLQRFVEDEEERRGYVLTKTPFMAKSDLYKLSGHWQHYKDGMFLLGDEEKDEEVMALRPMTCPFQFMIYNTKLHSYRDLPIRYAETSTLFRNEASGEMHGLIRVRQFTISEGHLVCTPEQLEEEFKGVVDLIKFMMETLGIQDDVTYRFSKWDPQNKEKYIGNEEDWENVQGQMRTILDHLKIDYKEAEGEAAFYGPKLDIQCKNVHGKEDTIITVQVDFALAERLSMVYVDKNNEKKHPYIIHRTSIGCYERTLAMLIEKYAGAFPTWLCPVQAKILPLVDKHHDFAQKVAQMLRDKGVKVEVDTRNEKIGYKIREAQMEKIPYMLVIGDKEMENNAVSVRSRKDGDLGAMSAEQFVDKIVEEIRTRAK; from the coding sequence ATGATTAAGGTTACATTAAAGGACGGAAGCAGCAAGGAATACCAGAGTGGCATTACAATCAAAGAAGTTGCTGAAAGCATTAGTGCAGGACTAGCGAGGGCTGCTTTAGCTGGAGAGGTTGACGGAAAGATAAAGGAACTTGATTTTAAGCTGGAAAATGACTGTTCACTTAGTCTTTTAACTTTTTCAGATGAAGGAGGAAGACTTGCATACCGACACACTGCATCACATGTACTTGCACAGGCTGTTAAAAGGCTGTTCCCAAACGTCAAGCTTGCAATAGGTCCAGCTATTGAAAATGGCTTCTATTATGATTTTGATACTGAAAAGAATTTTGCACCTGAGGATTTGACAAAGCTTGAGAAGGAAATGGAAAAGATAATAAAAGAAGATATTCCTCTTGAAAGATTTACATTGCCAAGAGAAGAGGCAATCAAATTTATGGAAGAAAAGGGTGAGCCTTACAAGGTTGAACTGATAAAGGATTTACCTGAAGGTGAAGAACTATCTTTCTATAAACAGGGAGACTTTGTTGACCTTTGTGCAGGTCCTCATCTTCTGTCAACAGGAAAGCTAAAGGCTGTGAAACTTATGAGTGCTGCCGGTGCATACTGGAGAGGCAATGAAAAAAACAAGATGCTTCAGAGAATTTATGGCACAGCCTTTCCTAAAAAGAGCGAATTAGAAGAATATATAACTAAACTTGAAGAAGCCAAAAAAAGAGACCATAACAAAATTGGTAGAGAGCTTGAACTTTTTACAACTGTTGAAGAAATAGGACAGGGGCTTCCTTTGCTTATGCCAAAAGGAGCTAGAATTGTTCAGACATTACAAAGATTTGTTGAGGATGAAGAAGAGAGAAGAGGTTATGTTCTGACAAAGACTCCATTCATGGCAAAGAGTGACTTATATAAGTTATCAGGACACTGGCAGCATTATAAGGATGGAATGTTCTTGTTAGGCGATGAGGAAAAGGACGAGGAAGTGATGGCGTTAAGGCCTATGACTTGTCCCTTCCAGTTTATGATATACAACACAAAGCTTCACAGCTATCGTGATTTGCCTATAAGATACGCTGAAACTTCTACTTTGTTCAGAAATGAAGCATCTGGGGAAATGCATGGACTTATACGTGTCCGTCAGTTTACAATTTCAGAAGGACATTTGGTTTGTACTCCAGAACAGCTTGAAGAAGAATTCAAGGGAGTAGTTGACCTGATTAAATTTATGATGGAAACTTTGGGAATACAGGATGATGTAACATACAGGTTCTCAAAATGGGATCCTCAGAATAAGGAAAAATATATTGGAAACGAAGAAGACTGGGAAAATGTTCAGGGCCAAATGAGAACTATTTTAGACCATTTGAAGATAGATTACAAGGAAGCAGAAGGTGAAGCAGCCTTCTACGGACCAAAGCTTGATATACAGTGCAAGAACGTTCACGGAAAGGAAGACACCATTATTACGGTACAGGTTGACTTTGCTCTTGCCGAAAGACTTAGTATGGTTTACGTTGATAAAAACAATGAAAAGAAGCATCCATATATAATTCACAGAACATCAATAGGCTGTTATGAAAGAACACTTGCAATGCTTATTGAAAAATATGCAGGAGCATTCCCAACCTGGTTATGCCCTGTTCAGGCGAAAATTCTTCCTTTGGTTGACAAGCATCATGATTTTGCACAAAAGGTTGCACAAATGTTAAGAGACAAGGGAGTAAAGGTTGAAGTTGATACAAGAAATGAGAAGATTGGTTACAAGATTAGAGAAGCACAGATGGAAAAAATACCGTACATGCTTGTAATAGGCGATAAGGAAATGGAAAACAATGCAGTTTCGGTACGTTCCAGAAAAGACGGTGATCTTGGAGCAATGTCAGCAGAACAATTTGTTGATAAGATAGTTGAAGAAATTAGAACACGTGCAAAATAA
- a CDS encoding S-layer homology domain-containing protein yields MQKVKMGNLFKTLFAVLIAGNMVLGSTVVQAGGINDLSKSSTYAREAIQWMGSNNIISGDKQGNFNPRQSITRAELVTLLVKALNIDTSNLPSTAAFSDVPTSHWAFKYVEAANRAGITSGTGNGKFGISSLTTREQVTTMLLNYLSVSKEAVVAEQGLDELSKFKDVGKMSDWAKASIKFAISNNIMSGVSADLFSPSGKATKEQIAVILYKFLNSKESIEENAASLKKIVVTYNDDFVKLQKPVKVIENDIMIPAEVFSKTGAKVDFDNQTGLIAIKSLTNQDKNIYMNVDSKSAYINYTGSGNPSSEPSAQDKLVTLNNAPEQIDGAILVPAKEVVDALGITMDWNSKFNLLKITDSAVPKNPQMYNALKSMLEYKGEYNSDIIMSMKENSLGMDIGLNISIKGAINGNNSTTNSKFTVSFDGEQEDFMNYQVINIGDKIYAKSIDTDSWITYTRSEAKEEGILYTDFESNRNELLMLLDIYEKMNISYEGKTLLNGEEVSKYQAKLSLDLFKGLFSTGVLVNDLGLEDIYNNGFDTIISIYVNSQGQLVKQSTAISGVTDMNGSTADINMTVNSTYTNIGEEIEIVSPIN; encoded by the coding sequence ATGCAAAAGGTAAAAATGGGCAACCTATTTAAGACATTATTTGCGGTTTTGATTGCAGGAAACATGGTTTTGGGTTCAACGGTTGTTCAAGCTGGTGGGATAAATGATTTGAGTAAAAGTTCAACATATGCCAGAGAAGCTATTCAATGGATGGGAAGCAATAATATTATCAGCGGAGATAAGCAAGGAAACTTTAATCCACGTCAAAGCATAACAAGAGCTGAACTTGTAACATTGCTGGTAAAGGCACTGAATATTGATACTTCAAACCTGCCTTCAACAGCTGCTTTTTCTGATGTACCTACAAGCCATTGGGCCTTCAAATACGTTGAAGCCGCCAATAGAGCAGGTATAACCAGTGGTACAGGAAACGGTAAGTTTGGGATTAGCAGCCTGACTACACGAGAGCAGGTTACAACTATGCTTTTAAATTATCTTTCTGTTTCAAAGGAAGCTGTTGTTGCAGAGCAGGGATTGGATGAACTTTCAAAATTTAAAGATGTCGGAAAAATGTCTGATTGGGCTAAGGCATCAATTAAGTTTGCTATTTCAAATAATATTATGAGCGGAGTAAGTGCTGATTTATTTTCTCCATCAGGAAAAGCAACAAAAGAACAGATAGCTGTTATTTTATACAAGTTTTTAAATTCCAAGGAAAGTATTGAGGAAAATGCAGCTTCATTAAAAAAAATAGTTGTTACTTATAACGATGACTTTGTAAAGCTTCAAAAACCTGTTAAGGTAATTGAAAATGATATTATGATTCCGGCTGAGGTGTTTTCGAAAACAGGGGCAAAGGTTGATTTTGATAATCAAACAGGTTTAATAGCTATTAAAAGCCTAACAAATCAGGACAAAAATATTTATATGAATGTAGATAGTAAATCAGCTTATATAAATTATACAGGAAGTGGCAACCCAAGTTCGGAGCCATCTGCTCAGGATAAACTGGTTACTCTAAATAATGCACCTGAACAAATAGACGGGGCTATTCTTGTTCCTGCAAAGGAAGTAGTGGATGCTCTTGGCATTACGATGGACTGGAATTCTAAATTCAACCTACTGAAAATTACGGATAGTGCTGTTCCCAAAAATCCGCAGATGTATAATGCTTTAAAAAGTATGCTGGAGTATAAAGGCGAGTATAATTCAGACATAATTATGAGCATGAAAGAAAACAGCTTAGGTATGGATATTGGATTAAACATTTCTATTAAGGGTGCAATAAACGGGAATAACTCAACTACAAATTCTAAATTTACAGTTTCATTTGACGGTGAACAGGAAGATTTTATGAATTATCAAGTTATAAATATTGGGGACAAGATATATGCTAAAAGTATCGATACAGATTCTTGGATAACATACACCAGAAGTGAGGCGAAAGAAGAAGGGATTCTGTATACTGATTTTGAGTCTAATCGAAATGAACTGCTTATGTTACTAGACATATATGAGAAAATGAATATTTCTTATGAGGGAAAAACTCTTTTAAACGGGGAAGAAGTTTCAAAGTATCAGGCAAAGCTGAGTTTAGACTTATTTAAAGGGCTATTTTCCACAGGTGTTCTGGTAAATGACTTAGGACTTGAAGATATATATAATAATGGCTTTGACACGATAATATCAATATACGTTAATTCTCAAGGACAGCTGGTAAAGCAGTCGACGGCTATTTCGGGAGTAACTGATATGAACGGTTCAACTGCGGATATTAATATGACGGTCAATAGTACCTATACCAACATTGGAGAAGAAATAGAGATTGTAAGTCCCATAAATTAA
- a CDS encoding chloramphenicol acetyltransferase → MEYIELNTWKRKEHFDFFYNTDYAQYNICANIDVTRFLKFVREKELSFYYAMIYASTHAANEIINFRYRIREDKVVLHESIHPSFTDLSNKQDDLFKIVTVDLKLDIFEFVQYAKDKSQSQTEYFPLNQIAGRDDLVYITCIPWVSFTHISHTFSLNKNDSVPRISWGKYFIENDKVLLPFSVQVNHALVDGVHVGEYFTKLQKRIDNIYQEL, encoded by the coding sequence ATGGAATATATTGAATTAAACACTTGGAAAAGAAAAGAGCACTTTGATTTTTTTTATAATACAGATTATGCCCAATACAATATTTGTGCGAATATTGATGTTACCAGATTCCTTAAATTTGTAAGGGAAAAAGAGCTTTCATTTTATTATGCTATGATTTATGCTTCTACTCATGCAGCAAATGAAATAATAAATTTCCGCTACAGGATACGGGAGGATAAAGTTGTATTGCATGAAAGCATTCATCCCTCATTTACTGATTTAAGTAACAAACAGGATGATTTATTTAAGATTGTAACTGTTGATTTAAAGTTAGATATTTTTGAATTTGTACAATACGCAAAAGATAAATCACAGAGCCAGACAGAGTATTTTCCCTTAAATCAAATTGCCGGAAGAGATGATTTAGTATACATCACCTGTATACCCTGGGTTTCGTTTACTCATATATCTCATACCTTCTCATTGAATAAGAATGATTCTGTGCCGAGAATTTCCTGGGGAAAATATTTTATTGAGAACGATAAAGTTTTATTGCCATTTTCTGTTCAGGTTAATCATGCCTTAGTTGACGGAGTACATGTGGGAGAATATTTTACAAAACTTCAAAAGCGTATAGATAACATATACCAAGAGTTATAA